Proteins encoded within one genomic window of Caldisericia bacterium:
- a CDS encoding patatin-like phospholipase family protein: MKFKLFKRKREKFALTLMGGGARGLSHIGVLDVLEENGLIPDIITGTSMGAIVGGLYASGLSPKKMEKLAFSLDLRNFINAPKIPIISNRLKKVSDYLIYEMYLNLLSRKRSLSEKDTVEEFLKDLVGDIKIEDLKIKFACNAVDLVSGKEVVFDKGCLYKAIRASMSLPIIFEPVKIDDMVLVDGGALNNAPVDIAKKLGAEKTVLVDIHIPPKRVEAEKLSNTFLILERILDSISYYLLEEKIKHADFIIRIPLNIDTLDFSEPLSIIERGREETRKIMPELKEFLGLHFR, translated from the coding sequence ATGAAGTTTAAACTCTTTAAAAGGAAGAGAGAGAAGTTTGCCCTTACACTGATGGGTGGTGGTGCAAGGGGACTATCACACATAGGGGTACTTGATGTACTTGAAGAGAATGGGTTAATTCCAGATATAATAACTGGTACATCCATGGGAGCTATTGTTGGAGGATTGTATGCTTCCGGTCTATCCCCTAAAAAGATGGAGAAGTTGGCTTTCAGCCTTGATTTAAGGAATTTTATAAATGCACCAAAAATACCAATAATATCCAATAGATTAAAAAAAGTGTCTGACTATCTTATATATGAGATGTACTTGAACCTTCTATCAAGAAAGAGAAGCCTATCAGAGAAAGATACGGTGGAAGAATTCCTTAAAGACCTTGTGGGAGACATAAAAATTGAAGACCTCAAAATAAAATTTGCATGCAATGCAGTTGATTTGGTCTCTGGAAAAGAGGTTGTCTTTGATAAAGGATGTCTCTATAAAGCAATAAGAGCTTCCATGTCTCTCCCCATTATATTTGAACCAGTAAAAATAGACGATATGGTTCTTGTAGATGGTGGAGCTTTAAATAATGCCCCAGTAGATATAGCAAAAAAACTTGGAGCAGAGAAAACTGTTCTTGTGGATATTCATATTCCACCTAAAAGGGTTGAGGCAGAGAAACTTTCAAATACTTTTTTGATACTGGAAAGAATATTAGACTCCATTTCATACTATCTCCTTGAGGAAAAGATAAAACATGCAGATTTTATAATAAGAATTCCTCTAAATATTGATACACTTGATTTTTCAGAGCCTCTCTCCATAATAGAGAGAGGCAGAGAGGAGACAAGGAAGATAATGCCCGAGCTAAAGGAGTTTTTAGGGCTTCATTTTAGATAA